A genome region from Brassica oleracea var. oleracea cultivar TO1000 chromosome C2, BOL, whole genome shotgun sequence includes the following:
- the LOC106324466 gene encoding uncharacterized protein LOC106324466 has product MDEFGVLDNRYGKKGQGKSAPNRIQAFSGSIVVNMASGKKGISDIEETEISVESIDKSLQDAFQDLNALMVLPFFFSFPFAFKHHHLGRLKHVLIQKLNLLVFSLSVESKAKELGRLPTLMELFDRTHKNKAGAFVDERSEKIYNDVAARIDERETQLAQESADGSPVVLSTIEVDRIYEEVAPRKKGRVLGIGSVNDVPRATSSYGQRRDDEVSQLRDVLETTQHQLSSTQNELASTKTSFTARMSGLENFLDVIAATNPEWEAMFRTMKQQNPIPGETSVQVNEADLSRRSEEFYDAAMQH; this is encoded by the exons ATGGATGAGTTTGGTGTTCTCGATAATCGTTACGGGAAAAAGGGCCAAGGAAAATCTGCTCCAAACCGCATCCAAGCGTTCTCGGGTTCGATTGTCGTTAACATGGCTTCAGGGAAAAAGGGGATTTCG GATATTGAGGAGACAGAAATATCAGTGGAGAGCATAGACAAGAGCTTGCAGGATGCTTTTCAGGATTTGAATGCTCTTATGGTATTGCCCTTCTTCTTCTCCTTCCCTTTCGCCTTTAAGCATCATCATCTTGGACGTCTGAAACATGTTCTGATACAAAAGCTTAACCTTTTGGTATTCTCTCTGTCTGTGGAGAGTAAG GCCAAGGAGTTGGGACGTTTACCGACTCTTATGGAACTTTTCGATCGGACCCACAAAAACAAGGCGGGCGCATTTGTAGATGAGAGGTCTGAGAAGATCTACAATGATGTGGCAGCTCGTATTGACGAGCGTGAGACCCAGCTGGCGCAGGAGTCCGCCGACGGATCACCCGTCGTCTTATCCACAATAGAAGTGGATAGAATTTACGAGGAG GTCGCTCCTAGGAAAAAGGGACGTGTGTTGGGGATTGGTTCCGTCAACGATGTTCCGAGAGCGACTTCCTCTTATGGCCAGAGACGGGATGATGAAGTCTCTCAGCTGCGCGACGTGTTGGAGACGACACAACATCAGCTGTCGTCGACACAAAACGAGTTGGCCTCGACAAAAACGTCGTTCACAGCTCGTATGAGTGGTCTCGAGAACTTCTTGGACGTCATAGCGGCCACAAATCCGGAATGGGAGGCCATGTTCAGGACCATGAAACAACAAAACCCCATTCCAGGCGAGACATCCGTGCAAGTCAACGAGGCAGATCTCTCGAGAAGGAGCGAGGAATTCTACGACGCGGCAATGCAGCATTAG